In one window of Nakamurella sp. PAMC28650 DNA:
- a CDS encoding carbohydrate ABC transporter permease: MTTTAAPPVRTPGRTDKPNAGGRNKAGGVLASVAAWIIGLIFIAPVFFMVLTSFHREAQSTLNAPQLFAPLTLDGYREFFGSQTNQSPWPFIVNSLEGSIISTLLVLVLAIPAAYALSVKPVRKWTDVMFFFLSTKFLPAAAGLVPLFVIANKIGALNHIWFLIILYTAMNLPIAVWMMRSFLADIPPALFEAAALDGAGLIKTLTRVVAPIAMPGIASTSLICFIFAWNELLLANLLTSTDAAQTAPVLLTSFVTSQGLFLAKVSAAAFAVSVPVLIAGFAAQDKLVQGLSLGAVK; the protein is encoded by the coding sequence GTGACGACCACCGCTGCACCGCCGGTGCGCACTCCCGGCAGGACCGACAAGCCCAACGCAGGGGGTCGGAACAAGGCCGGTGGCGTTCTCGCATCGGTCGCCGCCTGGATCATCGGGTTGATCTTCATCGCACCGGTCTTCTTCATGGTGCTGACGAGCTTCCACCGGGAGGCCCAGTCGACGCTGAACGCGCCGCAGCTCTTCGCGCCGCTGACCCTGGACGGATACCGCGAGTTCTTCGGATCCCAGACCAACCAGAGCCCGTGGCCGTTCATCGTCAACTCGCTCGAGGGCTCGATCATCTCCACCCTGCTGGTGCTCGTGCTGGCCATCCCGGCGGCCTACGCGCTGTCGGTCAAGCCGGTCCGCAAGTGGACCGACGTGATGTTCTTCTTCCTGTCCACCAAGTTCCTGCCGGCCGCGGCCGGACTGGTGCCCCTGTTCGTCATCGCCAACAAGATCGGCGCCCTGAACCACATCTGGTTCCTGATCATCCTCTACACCGCGATGAACCTGCCGATCGCCGTCTGGATGATGCGCTCGTTCCTGGCCGACATCCCGCCGGCCCTGTTCGAGGCCGCCGCCCTCGACGGCGCGGGCCTGATCAAGACCCTGACCAGGGTCGTCGCCCCGATCGCCATGCCCGGAATCGCGTCGACGTCGCTGATCTGCTTCATCTTCGCCTGGAACGAACTCCTCCTGGCCAACCTCCTGACCAGCACCGACGCCGCGCAGACGGCACCGGTCCTGCTGACCAGCTTCGTCACCTCGCAGGGCCTGTTCCTGGCCAAGGTGTCGGCCGCCGCATTCGCGGTGTCGGTGCCGGTGCTGATCGCAGGTTTTGCCGCGCAGGACAAACTGGTGCAGGGTCTCTCGCTCGGCGCGGTGAAGTAG
- a CDS encoding carbohydrate ABC transporter permease, with translation MTVTEQGRANVSAQDPAVRDANRRAKKEAWTRRGPLLPALAFTIIITQLPFVATLVLSFRNYNTNHPERYGWAGFSNYKKVFQDPQLLQDIWHTIELTVTVVLVSLLFGLGIAILLNRKFLGRGIVRTMMIAPFLIVPVAAALFFKFGIFDANTGLLNGIVTTVHHWFSPNATPSAYDIIGKHPLLAVEIQLIWQWTPFMTLILLAGLQSRPGDVLEAAAVDGATPWQTFTNLTLPHMRQYLELAGLLGAIYIIQNFDSVFTITPLNIETENLPNKIYQTIFSSNDNGLASAQGVIIVIGTIIIATFALRTVSSLFKEENQ, from the coding sequence ATGACCGTCACCGAACAAGGACGGGCGAACGTCAGCGCCCAGGACCCCGCGGTTCGAGATGCGAACAGACGGGCGAAGAAGGAGGCCTGGACCCGACGCGGTCCGCTGCTCCCGGCGCTCGCCTTCACCATCATCATCACCCAGCTGCCGTTCGTCGCGACCCTGGTGCTCTCGTTCCGCAACTACAACACCAACCATCCGGAGCGTTACGGCTGGGCCGGGTTCTCGAACTACAAGAAGGTCTTCCAGGACCCGCAGTTGCTGCAGGACATCTGGCACACCATCGAGCTGACCGTCACCGTGGTGCTGGTCTCGCTGCTCTTCGGCCTGGGCATCGCGATCCTTCTGAACCGCAAGTTCCTCGGCCGCGGCATCGTCCGGACGATGATGATCGCGCCGTTCCTGATCGTCCCCGTGGCGGCCGCCCTGTTCTTCAAGTTCGGCATCTTCGATGCCAACACCGGCCTGCTGAACGGCATCGTGACCACCGTGCACCACTGGTTCTCGCCGAACGCCACGCCCTCTGCCTACGACATCATCGGCAAGCACCCGCTGCTCGCGGTGGAGATCCAGCTGATCTGGCAGTGGACCCCGTTCATGACCCTGATCCTGTTGGCCGGCCTGCAGTCCCGGCCCGGCGACGTGTTGGAGGCTGCAGCCGTCGACGGTGCCACCCCATGGCAGACCTTCACGAACCTGACACTGCCGCACATGCGTCAGTACCTGGAGCTGGCCGGTCTGCTGGGCGCGATCTACATCATCCAGAACTTCGATTCGGTGTTCACCATCACCCCGCTGAACATCGAGACCGAGAACCTGCCGAACAAGATCTACCAGACGATCTTCTCGAGCAACGACAACGGCCTCGCCTCCGCGCAGGGCGTGATCATCGTGATCGGCACGATCATCATCGCCACGTTCGCCCTGCGCACCGTGTCCAGCCTGTTCAAGGAGGAGAACCAGTGA
- a CDS encoding sugar ABC transporter substrate-binding protein, translating to MRWTNKAAIAAGCAAMLVTAACSSTSSTTAAPASASSAATSAAAVGGSSSAAGSATAPTSGGFAVSSAPSGSSAPAAALAPDPFLDKSDSGKTINVLMVNNPQMLALQKHIGAFTAQTGINVKFTVLPENDMRNKASLEFKNQAGQYDVTTLSNFEVPFYAKNGWLAPLDDYLAKDPGFKQSDIFPALTSSLSQGGKIYGEPFYGESSFLMYRKDVFQAKGLTMPANPTWDEVAALAAKVDGAQAGMKGICLRGEPGWGQLGAPLTTMVNTFGGTWFNKDWSAAVNAQPFKDAANFYVNLVKAHGEVGASTAGFTECLSAMEQSKVAMWYDATSAAGSLEGTASPVAGKMGYVQAPVKVTKSSGWLYAWSWMMEKASKNQDPSFKFISWASSQQYENIVGAADGWATVPAGKRASTYANADYNKAAAAFGPATLEALKNANPTNPGVQPRPTVGIQFVDIPEFTDLGDKVTALLSAAIAGNGTVDDALNQGQTLATAAGANYK from the coding sequence ATGCGCTGGACCAACAAGGCGGCAATCGCCGCCGGCTGCGCCGCGATGCTCGTCACCGCGGCCTGCAGCAGCACTTCCTCCACGACGGCTGCACCGGCGTCCGCCTCCTCGGCGGCGACGTCCGCCGCAGCCGTCGGCGGCAGCTCGTCGGCCGCCGGCTCCGCCACCGCTCCGACCTCCGGAGGTTTCGCGGTGTCCTCGGCTCCGTCCGGCAGCTCGGCCCCCGCCGCGGCACTTGCCCCCGACCCGTTCCTGGACAAGTCGGACTCGGGCAAGACCATCAACGTGCTGATGGTCAACAACCCGCAGATGCTCGCCCTGCAGAAGCACATCGGTGCGTTCACCGCTCAGACCGGCATCAACGTCAAGTTCACCGTGCTGCCGGAGAACGACATGCGGAACAAGGCCTCCCTGGAGTTCAAGAACCAGGCCGGCCAGTACGACGTCACCACGCTGTCCAACTTCGAGGTGCCGTTCTACGCGAAGAACGGTTGGCTGGCGCCGCTGGACGACTACCTCGCCAAGGACCCCGGGTTCAAGCAGAGCGACATCTTCCCGGCCCTCACCTCGTCGCTGTCGCAGGGCGGCAAGATCTACGGCGAGCCGTTCTACGGTGAGTCGTCGTTCCTGATGTACCGCAAGGACGTCTTCCAGGCCAAGGGTCTGACCATGCCGGCCAACCCGACCTGGGACGAGGTCGCGGCCCTGGCGGCCAAGGTCGACGGCGCACAGGCCGGTATGAAGGGCATCTGCCTCCGCGGCGAGCCGGGCTGGGGTCAGCTCGGCGCCCCGCTGACCACCATGGTCAACACCTTCGGTGGCACCTGGTTCAACAAGGACTGGTCGGCAGCGGTCAACGCGCAGCCGTTCAAGGACGCCGCCAACTTCTACGTGAACCTGGTCAAGGCCCACGGCGAGGTCGGCGCCTCCACCGCCGGATTCACCGAGTGCCTCTCGGCCATGGAGCAGTCCAAGGTCGCGATGTGGTATGACGCGACCTCGGCCGCGGGCAGCCTCGAGGGCACGGCTTCCCCGGTGGCCGGCAAGATGGGCTACGTCCAGGCGCCGGTCAAGGTCACCAAGTCCTCGGGCTGGCTGTACGCCTGGTCGTGGATGATGGAGAAGGCTTCCAAGAACCAGGATCCGTCGTTCAAGTTCATCTCCTGGGCCTCCTCGCAGCAGTACGAGAACATCGTCGGTGCCGCTGATGGCTGGGCCACCGTCCCGGCCGGCAAGCGTGCGTCGACCTACGCGAACGCCGACTACAACAAGGCAGCCGCCGCCTTCGGCCCGGCCACCCTGGAAGCGCTGAAGAACGCCAACCCCACCAATCCCGGTGTTCAGCCCCGTCCGACCGTCGGCATCCAGTTCGTCGACATCCCCGAGTTCACCGATCTCGGCGACAAGGTGACCGCCCTGCTGTCGGCCGCGATCGCCGGCAACGGCACCGTCGACGACGCGTTGAACCAGGGTCAGACCCTGGCCACCGCGGCCGGCGCGAACTACAAGTAA
- a CDS encoding DeoR/GlpR family DNA-binding transcription regulator, with protein sequence MADRLSDEEVGTLNAKQGEERRRLILAQARGAGHIAVTEIADELDVAAETVRRDLKVLEDHGLLRRTHGGAYPVEGVGFESNMAHRSESWVPEKRRIAAAAAEQLGPAETVYLDEGFTPQLVAEELVTLGRPLTVVTSSLATASILAASSAINVILLGGRVRGRTLATVDHWATGMLSDLVIDLAVMGANGLTRDRGLTVPDSAVAAVKAKAMAVSRRRVFVGIHTKFGVTSFCRFSDVGDFESLITDSTLSAHEAHRYSAMGPQVIRV encoded by the coding sequence ATGGCGGACAGACTCAGCGACGAGGAGGTCGGGACGTTGAACGCGAAACAGGGCGAGGAGCGTCGTCGGCTGATCCTCGCGCAGGCCAGGGGCGCCGGCCACATCGCCGTCACCGAGATCGCCGACGAACTCGACGTCGCCGCCGAGACGGTCCGTCGTGACCTCAAGGTCCTCGAGGACCACGGTCTGCTGCGCCGGACCCACGGGGGTGCCTACCCGGTCGAGGGCGTCGGCTTCGAGTCGAACATGGCGCACCGGTCCGAGTCCTGGGTGCCGGAGAAGCGGAGGATCGCAGCCGCCGCGGCCGAACAGCTGGGCCCGGCCGAAACCGTCTACCTGGACGAGGGTTTCACGCCACAGCTGGTGGCGGAGGAACTCGTCACGCTCGGACGCCCGTTGACCGTCGTGACCTCCTCGCTGGCCACCGCGAGCATCCTCGCGGCCTCGTCGGCGATCAACGTCATCCTGCTCGGTGGCCGGGTGCGCGGTCGCACGCTGGCCACCGTCGACCACTGGGCCACCGGGATGCTCTCGGACCTGGTGATCGACCTGGCCGTGATGGGTGCCAACGGGCTCACGCGCGACCGGGGTCTCACCGTTCCGGACAGCGCGGTGGCCGCCGTCAAGGCCAAGGCGATGGCCGTTTCCCGCCGCAGGGTCTTCGTCGGCATTCACACCAAGTTCGGCGTCACCAGTTTCTGCCGGTTCTCCGACGTGGGCGATTTCGAGTCGCTCATCACCGATTCCACCCTCTCGGCCCACGAGGCCCACCGCTACAGCGCCATGGGACCGCAAGTGATCCGCGTCTGA
- the rpsL gene encoding 30S ribosomal protein S12 — MPTIQQLVRKGRQDKSSKTKTPALKGSPQRRGVCTRVYTTTPKKPNSALRKVARVRLTSQVEVTAYIPGEGHNLQEHSIVLVRGGRVKDLPGVRYKIIRGSLDTQGVKGRKQARSRYGAKKEKS; from the coding sequence ATGCCAACTATCCAGCAGCTGGTCCGAAAGGGCCGCCAGGACAAGAGCAGCAAGACCAAGACGCCGGCGCTGAAGGGAAGCCCCCAGCGCCGCGGAGTCTGCACTCGCGTCTACACGACCACCCCGAAGAAGCCGAACTCGGCACTGCGCAAGGTCGCCCGCGTCAGGCTGACCAGCCAGGTCGAGGTGACCGCCTACATCCCGGGTGAGGGTCACAACCTGCAGGAGCACTCCATCGTGCTGGTGCGCGGTGGCCGGGTGAAGGATCTCCCCGGCGTCCGTTACAAGATCATCCGTGGCTCGCTGGACACCCAGGGCGTCAAGGGCCGCAAGCAGGCTCGCAGCCGGTACGGCGCGAAGAAGGAGAAGAGCTAA
- the rpsG gene encoding 30S ribosomal protein S7, with protein sequence MPRKGPAPKRPLVADPVYNSPLVTQLVNKVLQDGKRSIAQAIVYGALEGCREKSGTDPVVTLKRALDNVRPSLEVRSRRVGGATYQVPVEVRVPRQTTLALRWLVGYSKARREKTMTERLMNELLDASNGLGAAVKRREDTHKMAESNKAFAHYRW encoded by the coding sequence ATGCCCCGCAAGGGTCCCGCCCCGAAGCGGCCGCTGGTCGCCGATCCGGTCTACAACTCCCCGCTGGTCACCCAGCTCGTCAACAAGGTGCTGCAGGACGGCAAGCGCTCCATCGCGCAGGCCATCGTGTACGGCGCCCTGGAAGGCTGCCGCGAGAAGAGCGGCACCGATCCGGTCGTCACGCTCAAGCGTGCGCTGGACAACGTCCGACCGTCTCTGGAGGTGCGCAGCCGTCGAGTCGGTGGCGCCACCTACCAGGTCCCGGTCGAGGTCCGCGTCCCGCGCCAGACCACGCTGGCCCTGCGCTGGTTGGTCGGCTACTCCAAGGCCCGCCGCGAGAAGACGATGACCGAACGTCTGATGAACGAACTGCTCGACGCCAGCAACGGGCTCGGTGCCGCGGTCAAGCGCCGCGAGGACACGCACAAGATGGCCGAGTCCAACAAGGCCTTCGCGCACTACCGCTGGTAG
- the fusA gene encoding elongation factor G: MAHIDAGKTTTTERILFYTGITYKIGEVHDGGAVMDWMEQEQERGITITSAATTTHWKGHKINIIDTPGHVDFTVEVERSLRVLDGAVAVYDGVAGVEPQTEQVWRQAEKYHVPRMCFVNKLDRTGANFFRCVEMMITRLNAKPAVLQLPIGAEGDFIGVVDLLNMRALTWRGETVKGEDYAVEDIPADLMDQAIEYREKLVEIISENDDEAMEAFLVGEELSVDQLNAALRRATIAGKVNPVTCGSAFKNKGVQPMLDAVVAYLPSPLDVGATHGLLQDGVTEALREPDPKSDFAGLAFKVATDPHLGKLTFVRIYSGTLNSGTQVVNATKDRKERIGKIYQMHANKREELASAAAGDIVAVMGLKQTTTGDTLSDPAHPIVLESMTFPDPVIEVAIEPKTKADQEKLGVAIQKLAEEDPTFKVHQDDDTGQTVIGGMGELHLDILVDRMRREFNVEANIGKPQVAYRETIRGTVEKYTYVHKKQTGGSGQYAKIQITVEPLDMATSEGATYEFVNAVSGGRIPREYIPSVDAGAQDALQYGILAGFPMLGVKLTLVDGAYHDVDSSEMAFKIAGSIAMKETARLANPVLLEPLMSVEVVTPEENMGDVIGDLNSRRGQIQGMDERSGARVVTALVPLSEMFGYVGDLRSKTAGRASYSMVFSTYAEVPTNVAKTIIAKQNGE; the protein is encoded by the coding sequence ATGGCGCACATCGACGCGGGTAAGACCACCACGACCGAGCGCATCCTGTTCTACACCGGAATCACGTACAAGATCGGTGAGGTTCACGACGGCGGTGCCGTCATGGACTGGATGGAGCAGGAGCAGGAGCGTGGCATCACGATCACTTCCGCCGCGACGACGACCCACTGGAAGGGTCACAAGATCAACATCATCGACACTCCCGGCCATGTCGACTTCACGGTCGAGGTCGAGCGGTCGTTGCGTGTCCTGGACGGCGCGGTTGCGGTCTACGACGGTGTCGCCGGTGTCGAGCCGCAGACCGAGCAGGTCTGGCGTCAGGCCGAGAAGTACCACGTCCCGCGGATGTGCTTCGTCAACAAGCTCGACCGCACCGGCGCGAACTTCTTCCGCTGCGTCGAGATGATGATCACCCGCCTCAACGCCAAGCCGGCCGTGCTGCAGCTGCCGATCGGAGCCGAGGGCGACTTCATCGGAGTCGTCGACCTGCTGAACATGCGGGCCCTGACCTGGCGCGGCGAGACCGTCAAGGGCGAGGACTACGCCGTCGAGGACATCCCGGCCGACCTGATGGATCAGGCGATCGAGTATCGCGAGAAGCTCGTCGAGATCATCTCCGAGAACGACGACGAGGCCATGGAGGCCTTCCTGGTCGGCGAGGAGCTGTCCGTCGATCAGCTGAACGCTGCCCTGCGCCGCGCGACCATCGCAGGCAAGGTCAACCCGGTCACCTGCGGTTCGGCGTTCAAGAACAAGGGTGTGCAGCCCATGCTCGACGCCGTCGTGGCCTATCTGCCGTCCCCGCTCGACGTCGGTGCCACGCACGGACTGCTGCAGGACGGCGTCACGGAAGCTCTCCGCGAACCCGACCCGAAGTCGGACTTCGCCGGCCTGGCCTTCAAGGTGGCGACCGACCCGCACCTGGGCAAGCTCACCTTCGTCCGGATCTACTCCGGCACGCTCAACTCCGGTACCCAGGTCGTCAACGCGACCAAGGACCGCAAGGAGCGGATCGGCAAGATCTACCAGATGCACGCCAACAAGCGTGAAGAACTGGCCTCGGCCGCGGCCGGCGACATCGTCGCCGTCATGGGGCTGAAGCAGACGACCACCGGTGACACGTTGTCCGACCCGGCGCACCCGATCGTGCTCGAGTCGATGACGTTCCCGGACCCGGTCATCGAGGTCGCCATCGAGCCGAAGACGAAGGCCGACCAGGAGAAGCTGGGTGTCGCCATCCAGAAGCTGGCCGAGGAGGACCCGACGTTCAAGGTCCACCAGGACGACGACACCGGCCAGACCGTCATCGGCGGCATGGGCGAGCTCCACCTCGACATCCTGGTCGACCGCATGCGTCGGGAGTTCAACGTCGAGGCCAACATCGGCAAGCCGCAGGTCGCCTACCGGGAGACCATCCGCGGCACGGTCGAGAAGTACACCTACGTGCACAAGAAGCAGACGGGTGGATCCGGGCAGTACGCCAAGATCCAGATCACCGTCGAGCCCCTGGACATGGCCACCTCGGAAGGCGCGACGTACGAGTTCGTCAACGCCGTCTCCGGTGGGCGCATCCCGCGCGAGTACATCCCGTCCGTCGACGCCGGTGCCCAGGATGCCCTGCAGTACGGCATCCTGGCCGGTTTCCCGATGCTGGGGGTCAAGCTGACCCTCGTCGACGGTGCCTACCACGACGTCGACTCCTCGGAAATGGCGTTCAAGATCGCCGGTTCCATCGCGATGAAGGAGACGGCGCGGCTGGCGAACCCGGTCCTGCTCGAGCCGTTGATGAGCGTCGAGGTCGTCACCCCGGAAGAGAACATGGGCGACGTCATCGGCGACCTGAACTCCCGCCGTGGCCAGATCCAGGGCATGGACGAGCGCTCCGGCGCCCGGGTCGTCACCGCCCTGGTGCCACTGTCGGAGATGTTCGGATACGTCGGCGACCTGCGGTCCAAGACGGCCGGACGGGCCAGCTACTCGATGGTCTTCTCGACGTACGCCGAGGTCCCGACGAACGTCGCCAAGACGATCATCGCGAAGCAGAACGGCGAGTAG
- the tuf gene encoding elongation factor Tu, which produces MAKAKFDRSKPHVNIGTIGHVDHGKTTLTAAITKVLADKYPTLNQASAFDQIDKAPEERQRGITINIAHVEYQTEKRHYAHVDAPGHADYIKNMITGAAQMDGAILVVAATDGPMPQTKEHVLLARQVGVPYILVALNKADMVDDEEILELVELEVRELLAAQDFDEDAPVIRTSGLKALEGDPKWVETVIELMNAVDESVPEPVRDTEKPFLMPIEDVFTITGRGTVVTGKVERGSINVNATVEIVGIKPKSFQTTVTGIEMFRKLLDSATAGDNAGLLLRGTKREDVERGQVVVKPGSITPHTEFEAQVYILGKDEGGRHTPFFNNYRPQFFFRTTDVTGVVTLPEGTEMVMPGDTTEMTVSLIQPIAIEEGLRFAIREGGRTVGAGSVVKIIK; this is translated from the coding sequence GTGGCGAAGGCGAAGTTCGATCGCAGTAAGCCCCACGTCAACATCGGCACCATCGGCCACGTTGACCATGGCAAGACCACCCTGACCGCGGCCATCACCAAGGTGCTGGCCGACAAGTACCCGACGCTCAACCAGGCGTCGGCCTTCGATCAGATCGACAAGGCGCCGGAAGAGCGCCAGCGCGGTATCACCATCAACATCGCGCACGTCGAGTACCAGACCGAGAAGCGTCACTACGCCCACGTCGACGCCCCCGGTCACGCCGACTACATCAAGAACATGATCACCGGTGCTGCCCAGATGGACGGTGCGATCCTGGTCGTGGCCGCCACCGACGGCCCGATGCCGCAGACCAAGGAGCACGTGCTCCTGGCCCGCCAGGTCGGCGTGCCCTACATCCTCGTCGCCCTCAACAAGGCCGACATGGTCGACGACGAGGAGATCCTCGAGCTCGTCGAGCTCGAGGTCCGCGAACTGCTGGCCGCCCAGGACTTCGACGAGGACGCCCCGGTCATCCGGACGTCCGGCCTGAAGGCCCTCGAGGGTGACCCGAAGTGGGTCGAGACCGTCATCGAACTGATGAACGCCGTCGACGAGTCCGTACCGGAGCCCGTCCGCGACACCGAGAAGCCGTTCCTGATGCCGATCGAGGACGTCTTCACGATCACCGGTCGTGGCACCGTCGTCACCGGAAAGGTCGAGCGTGGCTCGATCAACGTCAACGCGACCGTGGAAATCGTCGGCATCAAGCCGAAGTCCTTCCAGACCACCGTCACCGGCATCGAGATGTTCCGCAAGCTGCTCGACTCGGCGACCGCCGGCGACAACGCCGGTCTGCTGCTCCGTGGCACCAAGCGTGAAGATGTCGAGCGCGGCCAGGTCGTCGTCAAGCCGGGTTCGATCACTCCGCACACGGAGTTCGAGGCGCAGGTCTACATCCTGGGCAAGGACGAAGGCGGCCGCCACACGCCGTTCTTCAACAACTACCGGCCGCAGTTCTTCTTCCGCACCACCGACGTGACCGGTGTCGTCACCCTCCCCGAGGGCACCGAGATGGTCATGCCGGGCGACACCACCGAGATGACGGTTTCGCTGATCCAGCCGATCGCCATCGAGGAAGGCCTCCGCTTCGCCATCCGCGAGGGTGGCCGCACCGTGGGTGCCGGTTCGGTCGTCAAGATCATCAAGTAG
- the rpsJ gene encoding 30S ribosomal protein S10: MAGQKIRIRLKAYDHEAIDASARKIVETVTRTGARVVGPVPLPTEKNVYCVIRSPHKYKDSREHFEMRTHKRLIDILDPTPKTVDALMRIDLPASVDVNIQ, encoded by the coding sequence GTGGCGGGACAGAAGATCCGCATCAGGCTCAAGGCCTATGACCATGAGGCGATCGACGCGTCCGCGCGCAAGATCGTCGAGACGGTGACCAGGACCGGTGCCCGTGTAGTCGGCCCGGTGCCGCTGCCCACCGAGAAGAACGTGTACTGCGTGATCCGCTCGCCGCACAAGTACAAGGACTCGCGCGAGCACTTCGAGATGCGGACGCACAAGCGCCTGATCGACATCCTCGATCCGACCCCGAAGACGGTGGACGCGCTGATGCGCATCGATCTGCCGGCCTCGGTCGACGTCAACATCCAGTAG
- the rplC gene encoding 50S ribosomal protein L3: MANTIKGILGHKLGMTQVFDETNRVVPVTVIAAGPVVVTAVRTPEADGYSGVQLAFGAIDPRKVTKPVTGHFAKAGVTPRRHIAELRTEDVSGYELGQELTAEQVFEAGNLIDVTGTSKGKGTAGVMKRHGFKGLSSSHGVHRKHRGPGSIGGCSTPGRVFKGMRMAGRMGHEKVTIQSLTIHAIDADRGLILIKGAVPGPKGGVVFVKSAVKHLGNAAVKGASK, translated from the coding sequence ATGGCTAACACGATCAAGGGAATTCTGGGCCACAAGCTCGGGATGACCCAGGTCTTCGACGAGACGAACCGGGTTGTCCCGGTCACCGTCATCGCCGCGGGCCCTGTCGTCGTGACCGCGGTCCGCACCCCAGAAGCCGATGGCTACTCGGGCGTGCAGCTGGCCTTCGGCGCGATCGACCCCCGCAAGGTGACCAAGCCGGTCACCGGGCACTTCGCGAAGGCGGGCGTCACGCCACGCCGCCACATCGCTGAACTCCGTACCGAGGACGTCTCCGGTTACGAGCTGGGCCAGGAACTGACCGCTGAGCAGGTCTTCGAGGCCGGCAATCTCATCGACGTCACCGGTACCTCCAAGGGCAAAGGCACCGCCGGTGTCATGAAGCGCCACGGATTCAAGGGCCTGAGCTCCTCGCACGGTGTGCACCGCAAGCACCGTGGACCGGGCTCCATCGGTGGCTGCTCCACCCCCGGCCGTGTCTTCAAGGGCATGCGCATGGCGGGCCGGATGGGACACGAGAAGGTCACCATCCAGAGCCTGACGATCCACGCGATCGATGCGGACAGGGGCCTCATCCTGATCAAGGGCGCCGTTCCCGGTCCCAAGGGTGGCGTCGTCTTCGTCAAGTCCGCGGTCAAGCACCTCGGCAACGCAGCTGTGAAGGGGGCGTCGAAGTGA
- the rplW gene encoding 50S ribosomal protein L23, whose product MISDPRDIILAPVVSEKSYGLLETGRYTFLVHPDANKTQVKIAIEKIFDVKVTSVNTLNRQGKRKRTRAGFGQRKATKRAIVTLSPDSKAIEIFTGA is encoded by the coding sequence GTGATCTCCGATCCGCGCGACATCATCCTCGCGCCGGTTGTCTCCGAGAAGAGCTACGGCCTGCTCGAGACCGGTCGGTACACCTTCCTGGTGCACCCGGATGCGAACAAGACCCAGGTCAAGATTGCCATCGAGAAGATCTTCGATGTCAAGGTGACCTCGGTGAACACGCTCAACCGGCAGGGCAAGCGCAAGCGCACCCGGGCCGGCTTCGGACAGCGCAAAGCAACCAAGCGCGCGATCGTCACGTTGTCTCCGGACAGCAAGGCGATCGAGATCTTCACCGGCGCCTGA
- the rplB gene encoding 50S ribosomal protein L2, with amino-acid sequence MGIRKYKPTTPGRRGASVADFAELTRTTPEKSLIAPLHSKGGRNVHGRVTTRHQGGGHKRAYRLIDFRRADKDGVPAKVAHIEYDPNRTARIALLHYADGEKRYIVAPNKLAQGDTVETGSGADIKPGNNLPLRNIPVGTVIHGIELRPGGGAKIARSAGTKVQLVAKDGPYAQLRMPSGEIRNVDARCRASIGEVGNAEQANINWGKAGRMRWKGKRPSVRGVAMNPVDHPHGGGEGKTSGGRHPVNPGGKPEGRTRRPNKASDKLIVRRRRKGGKKR; translated from the coding sequence ATGGGTATCCGTAAATACAAGCCGACCACTCCCGGTCGCCGTGGGGCCTCGGTGGCCGATTTCGCCGAGCTCACCCGCACGACGCCGGAGAAGTCGCTGATCGCTCCGCTCCACTCCAAGGGTGGCCGGAACGTTCACGGTCGGGTCACCACCCGACACCAGGGTGGCGGGCACAAGCGTGCCTACCGTCTCATCGATTTCCGTCGGGCCGACAAGGACGGCGTGCCGGCCAAGGTCGCTCACATCGAGTACGACCCCAACCGCACCGCCCGTATCGCCCTGCTGCACTACGCGGACGGCGAGAAGCGCTACATCGTGGCGCCGAACAAGCTCGCGCAGGGTGACACGGTCGAGACCGGTTCGGGCGCAGACATCAAGCCGGGCAACAACCTCCCGCTGCGCAACATCCCGGTCGGCACGGTCATCCACGGCATCGAGCTCCGTCCCGGTGGCGGCGCGAAGATCGCCCGTTCGGCCGGCACCAAGGTGCAGCTCGTCGCGAAGGACGGTCCCTACGCCCAGCTGCGCATGCCGTCCGGCGAGATCCGCAACGTCGATGCGCGCTGTCGCGCGTCCATCGGCGAGGTGGGCAACGCCGAGCAGGCCAACATCAACTGGGGCAAGGCCGGCCGGATGCGTTGGAAGGGCAAGCGCCCCTCCGTCCGTGGTGTCGCCATGAACCCGGTCGATCACCCGCATGGTGGTGGCGAGGGCAAGACGTCCGGTGGACGTCACCCTGTCAACCCGGGCGGTAAGCCCGAGGGCCGTACCCGTCGGCCGAACAAGGCCAGCGACAAGCTGATCGTTCGTCGTCGTCGTAAGGGCGGCAAGAAGCGATGA